One Triplophysa rosa linkage group LG9, Trosa_1v2, whole genome shotgun sequence genomic window carries:
- the synpo2la gene encoding synaptopodin 2-like protein isoform X1, whose product MVAEEVIITLSGGAPWGFRLQGGLEHQKPLQVAKVRKRSKACRAGLREGDELVSINDNSCGSLSHAQAMNLIDSMPGMLHIRVKRAPAGFQSVVLVARAPSPRIDKEYRAALRAMSPSSSRPHQPSVRQIHRGSLISPTGRSGLTSPPGSEAYYGETDSDADVAAHERQRKPKRRSPSNSPGKAGRASPEGAETSEMSGYDSASDAQVYHLLGHNERGDTLRGVARKEVIYQPPLSGVWSSQTSTETSSVSADDQNPQEGLMEEDSGFQETTNVPLVSPERAKEALMLSSRAQLVPMVGPVDNPVDEELTLTYMDKAKQAKLNRGETVMDKQVKEARSKCRTIASLLTDAPNPHSKGVLMFKKRRQRSKKYTLTSFGSVDEDMRQSSQDEDGTFPGSESEFDEEGFSAAPDPTWDSDYLDMLEKRSVSRGLEGEGGGALSPGLSDTSGKGAQLFEQQRRRAEEHAKKMEAAQEHLQSQMHAFPELKTQPQLPPDLLAKPNVQPPPVAPKPTKPSKTHEEVPPTEMQTNISTPQATPTIPEDISNTIVLAPVVPITNLSIMPAETVMLPSPTPLPELPPSSVLNRTARPFAPGCITHRAATAPVVFRPSVSKKTPRPVSVAVMAPPFSTASEECTMGVTSASFASQLTGSQSADAFPQMIPTHHLMPGKPTAPPTASVESYSQPAHHFSSVENIQVASVPPPMVQTKEPSYSLETQTAPGHAIHIDTTVTSVAPIMPPQPKSIPPQASTTLTPAAPVTPTIPVTPVSPVVYRDKTTPTGSRTGILQEARCRSLYKPMFKVPDIKKNSPNPELLSMVQNLDERPRRGYYEPETVPQNTDDSRIRVPPPVAPKPRIITEISQIPQAEGKGAELFARRQSRMDLFVVDSPPPQQPLQQTLQQQQSQSVIDLIHPLEPSSGQSQWKYSPNVRAPPPIGYNPLLSPSCPVGLQRGGAKVSEERSKGSRGGYGTQKEGIKALDFMRRQPYQLNSAMFSFGDGVNTQSSNPSYQRQQREGHTLNLPRQIPVKAARVFEIKRFSTPTPMSAPTLNPTVIVPRSQTTLGEHLSRSDMASPPPAPASPRPPEAIPQSTSAPSRVPGLPELPKISAVPISHPVPYSPPAPMSSMSSLNYPGLQAAKQFKSAPELSFLPPNPIKSPVQAPKPRFIASRVGIQPRVWRPGTLPQ is encoded by the exons ATGGTGGCTGAGGAGGTCATCATCACCCTCTCCGGAGGAGCACCATGGGGCTTCAGACTTCAGGGAGGATTAGAGCACCAGAAGCCTCTGCAGGTCGCCAAG GTGCGAAAGCGAAGTAAAGCATGTAGAGCTGGACTGCGTGAGGGAGATGAACTGGTCTCCATAAATGACAATTCCTGTGGGAGTTTGTCACATGCCCAGGCCATGAACCTGATCGACAGCATGCCAGGAATGCTACACATCCGGGTTAAGAG GGCACCGGCTGGCTTTCAGTCGGTGGTTCTTGTTGCTCGAGCTCCCTCTCCACGCATTGATAAAGAGTACCGTGCTGCCCTTAGGGCCATGTCCCCATCCAGCTCCAGACCTCACCAACCCAGCGTCCGACAGATCCACCGCGGGTCCCTGATATCCCCAACTGGCCGCAGCGGCTTGACCTCCCCTCCAGGAAGTGAAGCCTACTACGGAGAAACAGACAGCGATGCAGATGTGGCAGCCCACGAGAGGCAACGCAAGCCAAAACGACGCAGTCCCAGCAATTCTCCCGGCAAGGCTGGTCGAGCCTCACCAGAAGGAGCAGAGACTTCAGAGATGAGCGGGTATGACAGCGCATCGGACGCCCAAGTTTACCATCTTCTGGGGCATAATGAGAGGGGAGACACGTTGCGCGGCGTAGCCCGCAAAGAAGTGATTTACCAGCCTCCTTTGTCTGGAGTCTGGTCCTCACAGACATCCACTGAGACTTCATCCGTAAGTGCGGACGACCAGAACCCACAAGAAGGACTAATGGAGGAGGATAGTGGATTCCAGGAGACCACAAATGTTCCACTTGTGTCTCCAGAGAGAGCCAAAGAAGCTCTGATGTTGAGCTCTCGTGCTCAGTTGGTGCCCATGGTCGGACCAGTTGACAATCCGGTGGATGAGGAACTCACCTTAACATACATGGATAAAGCTAAACAAGCAA AATTGAACCGTGGAGAGACAGTCATGGATAAACAGGTGAAAGAGGCTCGATCCAAATGCCGCACCATTGCCTCACTACTGACAGATGCACCAAACCCTCATTCAAAGGGTGTTTTGATGTTCAAAAAGCGCCGTCAGCGCTCCAAGAAATACACCCTGACCAGCTTTGGAAGTGTTGATGAGGACATGAGACAGAGCTCTCAAGATGAGGATGGCACATTTCCCGGCAGCGAATCAGAGTTTGACGAGGAAGGCTTTTCTGCTGCACCTGATCCCACTTGGGACAGTGACTACCTTGACATGTTGGAGAAAAGATCAGTATCCAGAGGATTGGAAGGAGAGGGTGGGGGTGCTCTCAGTCCAGGTCTGAGTGACACCTCTGGAAAGGGGGCACAGTTGTTTGAGCAGCAAAGGAGGAGGGCTGAGGAACATGCAAAGAAAATGGAAGCTGCCCAGGAACACTTACAAAGTCAAATGCATGCATTTCCTGAACTAAAGACACAACCTCAACTGCCTCCAGACCTACTGGCAAAACCTAATGTCCAGCCGCCACCAGTTGCTCCCAAACCTACCAAACCTTCAAAAACTCACGAGGAGGTCCCACCAACAGAAATGCAAACAAACATCAGCACACCTCAAGCCACCCCGACTATCCCTGAAGATATTTCAAACACAATAGTGCTAGCTCCTGTGGTGCCTATAACTAATCTCTCAATAATGCCAGCAGAAACCGTGATGCTTCCATCTCCTACTCCTCTACCGGAACTTCCTCCCAGCTCTGTGTTAAACCGAACTGCCAGACCTTTTGCCCCAGGCTGCATTACCCACCGGGCAGCTACTGCTCCTGTTGTCTTTCGCCCTTCAGTCAGTAAGAAGACACCTAGACCTGTTTCAGTGGCTGTGATGGCACCTCCATTCTCAACAGCATCCGAGGAGTGTACCATGGGTGTCACCTCTGCATCCTTCGCTAGCCAGCTCACAGGAAGCCAAAGTGCTGATGCATTTCCGCAAATGATACCCACACACCATTTAATGCCTGGCAAACCTACTGCCCCTCCAACTGCATCTGTGGAATCATATTCTCAACCTGCGCACCACTTCTCTTCAGTGGAGAACATCCAGGTTGCATCAGTGCCACCTCCCATGGTTCAAACCAAAGAGCCTTCCTATTCTTtagaaacacaaacagctcCTGGTCACGCAATCCATATTGACACTACTGTAACCTCAGTGGCTCCCATTATGCCTCCTCAACCCAAATCCATACCACCCCAGGCCTCTACTACCTTGACCCCTGCAGCTCCAGTCACCCCTACCATACCTGTGACCCCAGTGTCTCCAGTTGTGTATCGTGACAAAACCACACCCACTGGCAGCCGCACGGGTATTCTCCAAGAGGCCCGTTGCCGTAGCTTGTACAAGCCCATGTTTAAGGTTCCTGACATCAAGAAGAACTCACCAAATCCTGAGCTTTTGTCCATGGTGCAGAACTTAGATGAACGACCCAGACGTGGGTATTATGAACCTGAAACTGTTCCTCAAAACACAGATGACAGCAGGATAAGGGTCCCACCACCTGTGGCTCCTAAGCCACGGATCATCACAGAAATTTCACAGATTCCTCAGGCTGAAGGAAAAGGTGCAGAGCTGTTTGCTCGTAGACAGAGTCGAATGGATTTGTTCGTTGTGGATTCTCCACCACCACAGCAACCTTTACAGCAAACTCTACAACAGCAGCAATCTCAATCAGTCATTGACCTGATCCATCCACTTGAGCCCTCTTCAGGCCAATCCCAATGGAAGTATTCTCCAAACGTTCGAGCTCCTCCACCCATAGGTTACAACCCTCTGCTGTCTCCCTCGTGTCCTGTTGGGCTCCAGCGTGGAGGGGCCAAGGTGTCTGAGGAAAGATCCAAAGGAAGTAGGGGAGGTTATGGGACCCAGAAAGAGGGTATCAAGGCCTTAGACTTTATGAGAAGGCAGCCTTACCAGCTGAACTCAGCAATGTTTAGTTTTGGTGACGGAGTCAACACACAATCATCAAACCCCTCCTACCAGAGGCAACAGAGGGAGGGGCACACTCTGAACCTGCCCAGGCAGATCCCAGTGAAGGCAGCACGTGTGTTTGAAATTAAACGGTTTTCTACTCCCACCCCAATGTCAGCCCCAACTCTCAACCCCACAGTGATTGTACCACGTTCACAGACCACACTCGGTGAACATCTGTCTCGCTCTGACATGGCATCTCCACCTCCAGCACCTGCTTCCCCACGTCCACCTGAAGCCATACCTCAATCCACCTCAGCACCTTCAAGGGTCCCAGGCCTTCCAGAACTTCCCAAAATTTCAGCTGTGCCCATTTCTCACCCTGTGCCGTACTCACCCCCAGCTCCCATGTCAAGTATGTCAAGCCTGAACTATCCTGGCCTCCAAGCTGCCAAACAGTTCAAGAGCGCCCCTGAATTAAGTTTCTTACCACCAAACCCCATAAAGTCTCCAGTCCAGGCTCCCAAACCTCGGTTTATTGCATCACGAGTGGGCATTCAGCCCCGTGTGTGGAGGCCTGGCACCCTGCCTCAGTAA
- the synpo2la gene encoding synaptopodin 2-like protein isoform X2 — protein MVAEEVIITLSGGAPWGFRLQGGLEHQKPLQVAKVRKRSKACRAGLREGDELVSINDNSCGSLSHAQAMNLIDSMPGMLHIRVKRAMSPSSSRPHQPSVRQIHRGSLISPTGRSGLTSPPGSEAYYGETDSDADVAAHERQRKPKRRSPSNSPGKAGRASPEGAETSEMSGYDSASDAQVYHLLGHNERGDTLRGVARKEVIYQPPLSGVWSSQTSTETSSVSADDQNPQEGLMEEDSGFQETTNVPLVSPERAKEALMLSSRAQLVPMVGPVDNPVDEELTLTYMDKAKQAKLNRGETVMDKQVKEARSKCRTIASLLTDAPNPHSKGVLMFKKRRQRSKKYTLTSFGSVDEDMRQSSQDEDGTFPGSESEFDEEGFSAAPDPTWDSDYLDMLEKRSVSRGLEGEGGGALSPGLSDTSGKGAQLFEQQRRRAEEHAKKMEAAQEHLQSQMHAFPELKTQPQLPPDLLAKPNVQPPPVAPKPTKPSKTHEEVPPTEMQTNISTPQATPTIPEDISNTIVLAPVVPITNLSIMPAETVMLPSPTPLPELPPSSVLNRTARPFAPGCITHRAATAPVVFRPSVSKKTPRPVSVAVMAPPFSTASEECTMGVTSASFASQLTGSQSADAFPQMIPTHHLMPGKPTAPPTASVESYSQPAHHFSSVENIQVASVPPPMVQTKEPSYSLETQTAPGHAIHIDTTVTSVAPIMPPQPKSIPPQASTTLTPAAPVTPTIPVTPVSPVVYRDKTTPTGSRTGILQEARCRSLYKPMFKVPDIKKNSPNPELLSMVQNLDERPRRGYYEPETVPQNTDDSRIRVPPPVAPKPRIITEISQIPQAEGKGAELFARRQSRMDLFVVDSPPPQQPLQQTLQQQQSQSVIDLIHPLEPSSGQSQWKYSPNVRAPPPIGYNPLLSPSCPVGLQRGGAKVSEERSKGSRGGYGTQKEGIKALDFMRRQPYQLNSAMFSFGDGVNTQSSNPSYQRQQREGHTLNLPRQIPVKAARVFEIKRFSTPTPMSAPTLNPTVIVPRSQTTLGEHLSRSDMASPPPAPASPRPPEAIPQSTSAPSRVPGLPELPKISAVPISHPVPYSPPAPMSSMSSLNYPGLQAAKQFKSAPELSFLPPNPIKSPVQAPKPRFIASRVGIQPRVWRPGTLPQ, from the exons ATGGTGGCTGAGGAGGTCATCATCACCCTCTCCGGAGGAGCACCATGGGGCTTCAGACTTCAGGGAGGATTAGAGCACCAGAAGCCTCTGCAGGTCGCCAAG GTGCGAAAGCGAAGTAAAGCATGTAGAGCTGGACTGCGTGAGGGAGATGAACTGGTCTCCATAAATGACAATTCCTGTGGGAGTTTGTCACATGCCCAGGCCATGAACCTGATCGACAGCATGCCAGGAATGCTACACATCCGGGTTAAGAG GGCCATGTCCCCATCCAGCTCCAGACCTCACCAACCCAGCGTCCGACAGATCCACCGCGGGTCCCTGATATCCCCAACTGGCCGCAGCGGCTTGACCTCCCCTCCAGGAAGTGAAGCCTACTACGGAGAAACAGACAGCGATGCAGATGTGGCAGCCCACGAGAGGCAACGCAAGCCAAAACGACGCAGTCCCAGCAATTCTCCCGGCAAGGCTGGTCGAGCCTCACCAGAAGGAGCAGAGACTTCAGAGATGAGCGGGTATGACAGCGCATCGGACGCCCAAGTTTACCATCTTCTGGGGCATAATGAGAGGGGAGACACGTTGCGCGGCGTAGCCCGCAAAGAAGTGATTTACCAGCCTCCTTTGTCTGGAGTCTGGTCCTCACAGACATCCACTGAGACTTCATCCGTAAGTGCGGACGACCAGAACCCACAAGAAGGACTAATGGAGGAGGATAGTGGATTCCAGGAGACCACAAATGTTCCACTTGTGTCTCCAGAGAGAGCCAAAGAAGCTCTGATGTTGAGCTCTCGTGCTCAGTTGGTGCCCATGGTCGGACCAGTTGACAATCCGGTGGATGAGGAACTCACCTTAACATACATGGATAAAGCTAAACAAGCAA AATTGAACCGTGGAGAGACAGTCATGGATAAACAGGTGAAAGAGGCTCGATCCAAATGCCGCACCATTGCCTCACTACTGACAGATGCACCAAACCCTCATTCAAAGGGTGTTTTGATGTTCAAAAAGCGCCGTCAGCGCTCCAAGAAATACACCCTGACCAGCTTTGGAAGTGTTGATGAGGACATGAGACAGAGCTCTCAAGATGAGGATGGCACATTTCCCGGCAGCGAATCAGAGTTTGACGAGGAAGGCTTTTCTGCTGCACCTGATCCCACTTGGGACAGTGACTACCTTGACATGTTGGAGAAAAGATCAGTATCCAGAGGATTGGAAGGAGAGGGTGGGGGTGCTCTCAGTCCAGGTCTGAGTGACACCTCTGGAAAGGGGGCACAGTTGTTTGAGCAGCAAAGGAGGAGGGCTGAGGAACATGCAAAGAAAATGGAAGCTGCCCAGGAACACTTACAAAGTCAAATGCATGCATTTCCTGAACTAAAGACACAACCTCAACTGCCTCCAGACCTACTGGCAAAACCTAATGTCCAGCCGCCACCAGTTGCTCCCAAACCTACCAAACCTTCAAAAACTCACGAGGAGGTCCCACCAACAGAAATGCAAACAAACATCAGCACACCTCAAGCCACCCCGACTATCCCTGAAGATATTTCAAACACAATAGTGCTAGCTCCTGTGGTGCCTATAACTAATCTCTCAATAATGCCAGCAGAAACCGTGATGCTTCCATCTCCTACTCCTCTACCGGAACTTCCTCCCAGCTCTGTGTTAAACCGAACTGCCAGACCTTTTGCCCCAGGCTGCATTACCCACCGGGCAGCTACTGCTCCTGTTGTCTTTCGCCCTTCAGTCAGTAAGAAGACACCTAGACCTGTTTCAGTGGCTGTGATGGCACCTCCATTCTCAACAGCATCCGAGGAGTGTACCATGGGTGTCACCTCTGCATCCTTCGCTAGCCAGCTCACAGGAAGCCAAAGTGCTGATGCATTTCCGCAAATGATACCCACACACCATTTAATGCCTGGCAAACCTACTGCCCCTCCAACTGCATCTGTGGAATCATATTCTCAACCTGCGCACCACTTCTCTTCAGTGGAGAACATCCAGGTTGCATCAGTGCCACCTCCCATGGTTCAAACCAAAGAGCCTTCCTATTCTTtagaaacacaaacagctcCTGGTCACGCAATCCATATTGACACTACTGTAACCTCAGTGGCTCCCATTATGCCTCCTCAACCCAAATCCATACCACCCCAGGCCTCTACTACCTTGACCCCTGCAGCTCCAGTCACCCCTACCATACCTGTGACCCCAGTGTCTCCAGTTGTGTATCGTGACAAAACCACACCCACTGGCAGCCGCACGGGTATTCTCCAAGAGGCCCGTTGCCGTAGCTTGTACAAGCCCATGTTTAAGGTTCCTGACATCAAGAAGAACTCACCAAATCCTGAGCTTTTGTCCATGGTGCAGAACTTAGATGAACGACCCAGACGTGGGTATTATGAACCTGAAACTGTTCCTCAAAACACAGATGACAGCAGGATAAGGGTCCCACCACCTGTGGCTCCTAAGCCACGGATCATCACAGAAATTTCACAGATTCCTCAGGCTGAAGGAAAAGGTGCAGAGCTGTTTGCTCGTAGACAGAGTCGAATGGATTTGTTCGTTGTGGATTCTCCACCACCACAGCAACCTTTACAGCAAACTCTACAACAGCAGCAATCTCAATCAGTCATTGACCTGATCCATCCACTTGAGCCCTCTTCAGGCCAATCCCAATGGAAGTATTCTCCAAACGTTCGAGCTCCTCCACCCATAGGTTACAACCCTCTGCTGTCTCCCTCGTGTCCTGTTGGGCTCCAGCGTGGAGGGGCCAAGGTGTCTGAGGAAAGATCCAAAGGAAGTAGGGGAGGTTATGGGACCCAGAAAGAGGGTATCAAGGCCTTAGACTTTATGAGAAGGCAGCCTTACCAGCTGAACTCAGCAATGTTTAGTTTTGGTGACGGAGTCAACACACAATCATCAAACCCCTCCTACCAGAGGCAACAGAGGGAGGGGCACACTCTGAACCTGCCCAGGCAGATCCCAGTGAAGGCAGCACGTGTGTTTGAAATTAAACGGTTTTCTACTCCCACCCCAATGTCAGCCCCAACTCTCAACCCCACAGTGATTGTACCACGTTCACAGACCACACTCGGTGAACATCTGTCTCGCTCTGACATGGCATCTCCACCTCCAGCACCTGCTTCCCCACGTCCACCTGAAGCCATACCTCAATCCACCTCAGCACCTTCAAGGGTCCCAGGCCTTCCAGAACTTCCCAAAATTTCAGCTGTGCCCATTTCTCACCCTGTGCCGTACTCACCCCCAGCTCCCATGTCAAGTATGTCAAGCCTGAACTATCCTGGCCTCCAAGCTGCCAAACAGTTCAAGAGCGCCCCTGAATTAAGTTTCTTACCACCAAACCCCATAAAGTCTCCAGTCCAGGCTCCCAAACCTCGGTTTATTGCATCACGAGTGGGCATTCAGCCCCGTGTGTGGAGGCCTGGCACCCTGCCTCAGTAA